One genomic region from Chionomys nivalis chromosome 17, mChiNiv1.1, whole genome shotgun sequence encodes:
- the Klhl38 gene encoding kelch-like protein 38 yields MGEELPDGVVFKDHNFSSDLLRQLNSLRQSKILTDVSICSGAWEVPCHRNVLASSSPYFKAMFCSHFRESREAKVQLQGVDSTTLEQVITYAYTGEVCISAANVLPLMEAAAMLQYPRVFEACSSYLQSQLTPGNCLGLVRLAEILSCESLKKKAREVALTCFPEVATSADLKELCATELRGYLGDDALCGEEEAVFEALMAWVKHDLKARWQHMQELLQQVRLQYIHPAFFHHFIASDALLQSSPACQAILETASKQIFCLYSPSAQDCEFLQHIPPRSSYQDFLLLLGGRKDSQQTTRDVLLYSVRTGQWQSLAKLPARLYKASAVTLHRSVYVLGGMVVSEGKSLISSSVYIFSLKLNQWRLGRPMLAARYSHRGTTHRNFIFSIGGTGAGQELLGSMERYDSIRDVWESMANMPVAVLHPAVAVKDQRLYLFGGEDVMQNPVRLIQVYHISRNTWFKMETRMIKNVCAPAVVLGERIVIVGGYTRRILAYDPRSNKFVKCADMKERRMHHGATVMGNKLYVTGGRRLTTDCNIEDSASFDCYDPETDTWTSQGQLPHRLFDHACLTLQCIPHTAGLT; encoded by the exons ATGGGTGAGGAGTTACCAGATGGGGTTGTCTTCAAAGACCACAACTTCTCCTCTGACTTGCTGAGACAGCTCAACAGCTTAAGGCAAAGCAAGATCCTGACGGATGTGAGCATCTGCTCGGGAGCCTGGGAGGTCCCTTGCCACCGCAACGTGCTGGCCTCCAGCAGCCCCTACTTCAAGGCCATGTTCTGTAGTCATTTCCGGGAGAGCAGGGAGGCCAAAGTGCAGCTGCAAGGCGTCGACTCCACAACACTCGAGCAGGTCATCACATATGCGTACACGGGAGAGGTGTGTATCTCTGCTGCCAACGTCCTCCCACTGATGGAGGCAGCTGCCATGCTGCAATACCCCAGGGTGTTCGAGGCCTGCTCATCATACCTGCAGAGCCAGCTGACCCCCGGCAACTGCCTGGGCCTGGTCAGACTCGCAGAAATCCTAAGCTGTGAGAGCCTCAAGAAGAAAGCCAGGGAGGTGGCCCTGACTTGCTTCCCGGAGGTAGCAACATCAGCCGACCTGAAGGAGCTCTGCGCCACGGAGTTGAGAGGCTACCTAGGAGATGACGCACTCTGCGGAGAGGAGGAAGCGGTGTTTGAGGCCCTCATGGCTTGGGTCAAGCACGACCTGAAGGCCCGGTGGCAGCACATGCAGGAGCTGTTGCAACAGGTCCGCCTGCAGTACATCCACCCAGCCTTCTTCCACCACTTTATTGCCAGTGATGCGCTTCTCCAGTCCTCGCCCGCCTGCCAGGCCATCCTGGAGACAGCCAGCAAGCAGATATTCTGTTTGTACAGCCCCAGCGCCCAGGACTGTGAATTTCTGCAGCACATCCCCCCAAGGAGCTCCTACCAagacttcctcctcctcctgggagGGCGGAAGGACAGCCAGCAGACCACCAGGGACGTCTTGCTCTACAGTGTACGGACGGGTCAGTGGCAGAGCCTGGCCAAACTCCCCGCGCGGTTGTACAAGGCCTCCGCCGTCACCTTGCACCGTAGTGTCTACGTGCTTGGGGGCATGGTTGTCAGCGAGGGGAAGAGTCTCATCAGTAGCAGCGTCTACATCTTCTCTCTGAAGCTCAACCAGTGGAGGCTGGGGCGGCCCATGCTGGCAGCCCGCTACTCTCACAGGGGCACCACCCACAGGAACTTCATCTTCTCCATTGGGGGCACCGGAGCAGGGCAGGAGCTCCTGGGCTCCATGGAGAGGTACGACAGCATCCGTGATGTCTGGGAGAGCATGGCTAACATGCCAGTGGCTGTGCTCCATCCTGCCGTGGCAGTGAAGGACCAAAGGCTCTATCTTTTCGGGGGTGAGGACGTCATGCAGAATCCTGTGCGCCTTATCCAG GTTTACCACATTTCCAGAAACACATGGTTTAAGATGGAGACGAGGATGATCAAGAATGTGTGTGCCCCCGCAGTGGTACTGGGAGAGAGGATTGTCATTGTGGGAG GTTACACGAGGAGGATTCTTGCTTATGACCCTCGGTCCAACAAATTTGTCAAGTGTGCGGACATGAAGGAGCGCAGGATGCACCATGGGGCCACAGTGATGGGGAACAAGCTTTATGTGACAGGTGGGCGGAGGCTGACCACAGACTGCAACATTGAGGACTCAGCCTCCTTTGACTGCTATGACCCTGAGACGGACACCTGGACATCCCAGGGACAGCTCCCTCACAGACTCTTTGACCACGCCTGCCTGACTCTCCAGTGCATACCCCACACGGCTGGCCTCACATGA